A genome region from Musa acuminata AAA Group cultivar baxijiao chromosome BXJ3-5, Cavendish_Baxijiao_AAA, whole genome shotgun sequence includes the following:
- the LOC103984862 gene encoding transcription factor MYBS3, producing the protein MTRRCFHCSHDGHNSRTCPNRGVKLFGVRLTDGSIRKSASMGNLSLLAGSSGGASPADGPEPGGGGASADGYASEDFVKGSSASCRERKKGNPWTEEEHRRFLLGLQKLGKGDWRGISRNYVVSRTPTQVASHAQKYFIRKANMTRRKRRSSLFDMEPDEPLEPQPFLMSFQESDAQNNKPPPIPPTLNEEYESMDSNDSIIEAVVSQPEASQCSYPVILPAYFSPFLQYSFPNWSGNRSDTSEQQAHVIIKPTPVHSKTAINVDELVGMSKLSIGESAGEKSSTLDLLGGSKRQSAFHANPSTRAHT; encoded by the exons ATGACGAGGCGATGCTTCCACTGCAGCCACGATGGCCACAACTCCCGGACGTGCCCCAACCGCGGGGTGAAGCTCTTCGGCGTGCGGCTCACCGACGGATCCATCCGGAAGAGCGCCAGCATGGGGAACCTCTCCCTTCTCGCTGGATCCAGCGGCGGCGCGTCGCCCGCCGACGGTCCGGAGCCTGGCGGCGGTGGCGCATCCGCGGACGGATACGCGTCGGAGGATTTCGTCAAGGGGTCTTCCGCGAGCTGCCGCGAGCGGAAGAAGG GTAATCCATGGACTGAAGAAGAGCATAGAAGGTTTTTACTTGGCTTGCAAAAGCTCGGAAAAGGCGACTGGCGAGGCATATCTCGTAACTATGTGGTTTCCAGGACGCCTACTCAAGTGGCTAGCCATGCACAAAAGTATTTTATTCGTAAAGCCAACATgacaagaagaaagagaagatcaAGCCTCTTTGATATGGAACCTGATGag CCCCTTGAACCTCAACCATTTCTGATGAGTTTCCAAGAATCAGATGCACAAAATAACAAGCCTCCTCCGATACCACCAACTCTGAATGAGGAATACGAATCAATGGACTCTAATGACTCAATAATTGAAGCAGTTGTATCACAACCAGAAGCTTCTCAGTGCAGCTATCCTGTGATACTTCCAGCTTATTTTTCACCATTTCTACAATATTCTTTCCCCAATTGGTCAGGAAACAGATCAGATACCTCAGAGCAGCAGGCACATGTAATTATTAAGCCAACACCAGTGCATTCAAAGACTGCCATAAATGTTGATGAGCTTGTTGGTATGTCAAAACTGAGTATAGGAGAGTCTGCTGGAGAAAAATCATCTACATTGGATTTACTTGGAGGATCAAAGCGGCAATCTGCCTTCCATGCTAATCCATCCACAAGGGCTCACACATGA